Genomic window (Equus asinus isolate D_3611 breed Donkey chromosome 8, EquAss-T2T_v2, whole genome shotgun sequence):
AGACGAGGAGCCAACAGAGGGTGTTCTGTCAATCAGCTTCCACTGGGAGTGACCGGAGTCTATTTCTGCTGGGGAGCTCAGGGAGTGCATGTCACATGCCCGCCTCAGAACTATCCCCCAGCCGTCACCTCACCGGCTGGGTCTTTCTCCCCCAGACTCCTGTCAGTCCCTGGCTAGAAGCTGTGTTAGCAGGTGTAGGGGGGTCGGTCCTCTAGCGCTCCTACCTACTGAGAGAGCCAGTTGGAAGCTGAGTTTCCATCTGCACGACAAGGGTAAGGCTGGGGGCATGTGGGCCGGGCGCCCGTaactgctgcttctctctctgcctttctgtgtgtgtgtctccatctctctgcctctgaaattcttttcctgtctctgtgacctggtgtttctttctcttatcCATATCTACCTCTATCCTCTTCCTGACTTGTTCCTTTAGTCAACCCCTGAACACTCCTGAGCCATTCTTTGACAAGCCACCCGTCCACGGTCACCTCTTTCATTATTTGGCCTTTGGTTAAGCCTTGGATCTGGCACTGGGCAGGTCAGGGAGGAGTTGGTGGTGCCCTTAGGTGCCTAAGTGGAGATGGGGAATGGTTAGATGGATGACTTAGCCCTTTCTTCTGTCCCCAGTGGGTGGCCATGTGGATTTTGATGACTTTGTGGAGCTAATGGGACCTAAACTCCTGGCGGAGACAGCAGATATGATTGGAGTAAAGGAACTGCGAGATGCTTTCCGAGAGGTGAGTGATGGGCAGTGGACAGGCTGGTAGTGGAGAGGTTGTAATCCCAACCCCAAGATGGCTACTTGAAAAGAAACCTGAATCTGGATCCCAGACCAGGGAAGGAGCTTGGCCAGAGAAGGGTCTCTGAGGAAGGGAGGACAGTGACTCTGGAGAAGGGGCTGAGCCTTGGGATCTGCTTGCGACAGTCTCCATGTTGTAGCCACCTcgccctccttcctgccctctctAGTTTGACACCAATGGTGATGGGGAGATAAGCACCAGTGAGTTGCGAGAAGCCATGAGGAAACTCCTGGGTCATCAGGTGGGACACCGAGACATAGAGGAAATTATCCGAGATGTGGACCTCAATGGAGATGGACGAGTGGACTTTGAAGGTAGGAGGGGCTTGAAAGTGGGAGAGAAACCAAAGCAGTAGTGGCCATCCATGGAGCCCTGCAACTGGGTATCCATCATGCAACCATCAATTCACTTCAACTTCCCATCCCGCTACCCTTCCATCCTCCTACTGCTCCATTCCTGCATCCCTCTAATTCACCTCCCATCCCtacacccatccatccatttatccatccatctacctgtCCATCTTTCAATATCTatctctccatctttttttttttttgaggaagggtagccctgagctaacatgtgctgccaatcctcctctttttgctgaggaagactggccctgagccaacgtacgtgcccatcttcctctattttatatgtgggacgcctaccacagcatggcttgccaagcggtgccatgtctgcacctggcatctgaactggcaaaccccgggccgccaaagcagaacgtgtgaacttaaccgctgcgccaccgggctggcccctctatctctccatctattcatccctccAGGTgcttatttgtccattcatctctCTCTAAACAATCACTTGTACAACCATTTATCCATGTACTtatccatccatgcatctatTCATTCTTTTATGCATTCCCTCATGCGTCCATCTACCCATGTACATCTCTCCATCCATACTTCTGTACTTTTGTTCATACATTGACATATCTCTATCCATCTGCCCCTCCTTCTACCCACACTTCCATTGACCTGTCCGTCTGTCTGTACAATCACTTCCCCATCTATatccatctactcatccatccatccatcccggTGTCCATCTGCCCCCATCCATCAATCTGTCCACCTACTCATGCATCCAACCATGGTAGGTATTTTCTGGACACCACACTCCTCAACCTGACACTCCAGTCCCCTAAGATCGGACCACAGCTCACTTCCCTAGCTGCAGCTCCTACCATTCCTCGCGTACACTCCACTTTAAAGCCATACCAAAATACTTAACGGTCCGTGAACCAGCTAGGCGCTCACTGGAATATGCTGTTCTTTTTGTCAGGATGCCTTTTCTTCTATCTTCAGTTGGCCTAAATTGTATTCGTCCTTCAAGACCCAGCAGTGGGACCATTTCCTCCAGCACTTTCCCCTGCTTCTCTGGATTGAATTTCTTCTCTGGGCTTTCACAGCATCTCAGGTTCACCCTCGTTCTTCACACTGTCCCCTAATTGCTAGTTACGGTTGTCTCTCCACTTGACTCTGAACTTTTTGAGGACAGGAAccccattttctttatctctgcgTTTCCTACATAACTCAGTAGCTGGCACATAGCTAATGCtcagtaaaagtttttaaaaagcaatcagtATTAATCATAATACTTATCATTTATTGTACACTTATTATGTACCAGTCACTGTACTGAGtacctttacatatattatctcatttaattctcacagtgacTCTATGGATTGTGCTGTGATTACCtcatgttatagatgaggaaactgaggctcagagaagtaataTAACTTGCTCGAGATTGCCTAACTAttaggaggcagagctgggtcaTAAACCCTGGCCTGGAATCTCAACCACTACATAATACTGTGCACAACGCATTCAAGGCACTATGGGACATAGgggaaaaatacagtaaaatatagACTTTGGACTTCAGGAATTTGCATTCTGAGCAGAAAGACAAATAGACATGTGCCAGAGTGTGAGTGTGTCCAGAACACAAAGGTTTGGAGGCCTTTTCCGGGGAGAAGTTGACCTTCAAGGGAGAAAAGAGTGTGGATAGATGGAGAGAAGGTTCTGGTACCACCAGATCTGAAAATCTCAGGTCATACTGTGTCCAGATTGTGCCCCCTACAGATGACAACCATTCCTAGAAACCCCAGCATCCCCCATTCATTCTGCCAGCATGGATTATACCCTTACTGTGTGCTGAGACCTGATCCCCACCTTGAGGGGCCCAAGACCAGCAAGGAAAACAGAAGCCAACAGTACAGTCCATTCTGTTTTGAGAAAAGAACAGTAGGCTGTGGGGTCCAGAGGGGGGGCCCCTGTACCAAGCTGGAGGGGGGAttaggaaaggcttcctggaggaggctaTAAATAAGTAGGGCCCTAAGAGATGAGTAGGAGCTACCaggtgaaaaagaaggaagggatatttacccaaaggagctgaaaagtTATGCCTGCacagaaacctgcacacagatgtttatagcagctttatttataattgcctaAACTTGGAAGCatccaagatatccttcagtaggagaatggatagataaactgtggtacatgcagacagtggaatattactcagtgctaaaaagaaatgagcgatcaagccacgaaaagacatggaggaacctctAATGCATATtacgaagtgaaagaagccaatctgaaaaggctgcgtactgtatgattccaactctgtgacgttctggaaaagggaaCACTATGGCAAGAGTTaaaagatcactggttgcctGGGGTtgtggtgggaggaagggatgaattGGGGGAgcaagaggatttttagggcagtgaaactacttcTTATGATACTATCATGGTGaatatatatcattatacatttgtccaaacccatagactGTGCCAGACCAAGAGTGACCCCTAATGTGAATGATGCACTCTGGGTGAtgacgtgtcaatgtaggttcatcagttgtaacaaatgtaccactctggtggggaaggTTGATGGTGGGGAAGGCTGTTTGGGGGGCAAGGGGTATAGTCGTGTGTTGCTTAataatggggatatgttctgagaaatgtatcactaggtgattctgtcattgtacgaacatcatagagtgtacttacacaaacctaggtatAGCCTAGTACACATAGCTAATGCTACTAATTATAGTTATATGGTACTAGGCCgagtggtactaatcttatgggaccactgtcgcatgtgcagtctgttgttgactgaaatgtcattaggCGGTGCGTGACTGTATACGGGAAATCTctctactttctgctcaattttgctgtgaaccgaAAACTgctctcaaaaataaaatctagtttgaaaaaaaagaaggcagagggGACAAGCTACAGGAAAActgagaggtgagagagagagggagagagagagagagagagagggccagTTTTGCCTGAGGCTCTGAAAAGGAGAtctgtttaggggctggccccgtggccgagtggttaagttcgcgcgctccgctgcaggcggcccagtgtttcgttggttcgaatcctgggcacagacatggcactgctcatcagaccacgctgaggcagcgtcccacatgccacaactagaaggacccacaacaaagaatatacaactatgtaccggggggctttggggagaaagagggaaaaaataaaatctttaaaaaaaaaaaaaaaaaaaggagacctGTTTAGCTAGAGCATAGAGATTGCAGGTGaaggtgagagatgaggctgaggATGTCAGCTGGGGCCAGAACAGGGAGGGCCTTGAGGTCATGTCAGGATATTGGATGCTGTCCAGTGGGGAGCGTGGGAGGTTTAAGAGGGGTCAGATATGCAGATTAGAAAGCTTGCTGGCTGCTGTGTAGGAGATGGATTGGAGGGGGCCGAATGGATGTGGGGGACCAGCAGGGAGTCAGGGCAGTGGCAATGGGGAGGGGAACACAGGGAGATTGGGAGGTGGCACCCTGAACTGAGCCCTGACTGCTGctttctccccacctctcccgTGCCCTCCCAGAGTTTGTTCGGATGATGTCCCGCTGAGGCCTCGAGGGCCCCTCCAGGACTGCCAAGCTCCCAcaggtggggagaagaggagcCGGGGCACGCCTCAGCCCGCCGTAGCCGCCGAGAGCCCAGGACGTACTGGCGGATGGGGCCTGCCTGCACCGGGGGAGGTGCCCACCCCGGACCCCCACCCCTCCGCACTGTGAAAGACTCACAACTCCTGCAACTGGAAAGGGGGCGCCCGCCGACGAGGAGGCCACAGTGCCAAGCCGGCAGAGGTCACGCCAGGCGCCAAGTGCCATGTACCCAGCCGCTGCTGGCTGGGTGGGCCAGGGAGCTCGCCAGAAGACCCCACACAGCATGTCTGCCCTGGGTCAGAGCCTCTCGCCGTCCTCCTTAGCTCTGTGCCCGTCCCAGCTCGCCTCAGCCCTATCTCAGaaccaataaaaatatttccaagagaAAGGCAGCCGTCTTTTCTTTGATCcttggtggggggcggggaggtggtCTTTGCTCCTTGGGCCTGGTTAGAGGACACATTTCCTGAGTACCAACTGCACGCCCAGGACCGAACACTCCTGCATTCAACATGCATTTATTGAGTATGGTTAGGTACCCAGTCACTTCCACTCTTATCCCAGAAGCCAGAACCTGTGGGATGCAGTGATTTGGCTGGGTATGCAGCTGCCCCAAACAAAAGcaagttctagaagaaaaggaGACTGGATATTGGATAAGCATCTAGCATGGTCTGCCCCACTTCCTGTCTTCCCGGAGCTTTCACACTGGtgtaggaagcagacaggaaataatcACATTGATATATGATTACAAACTGTGGTACCACTATTCAGGAAAAATGCAGGGGCCCTGCACTAAGGAGGCCTGGCCTACTCTGGGGAGGTCAGGGGGCCTTCCTGAGGAAGTGATGACAAGGTTTTTTGCCCTGGAGGAAACCCAGTGTATGTAAGAAGATAGATGTAGAAACAGCTGCTATCCTCTCTGCTGAGTGGGAAGCGGGACAGTAGAGTAGTTAGACCCTGggtttacttgctgtgtgactttgggctagTCATgtcccctctctgaacctcagtttcttcatatgtaacgTGGGGATAATAAAGGATCACGAAACCCACAGTAAGTGCTCTCAGGGCATCACACTGCACCCCTCCAGCTGCCGCTGTTCACTGCAGTAGAATTGTGCCACGTGGCGATATTAGGATGCATTATAACCACTGTAATTAATTTCAGTAAGTGAAGGGTGGAAGGAGTCCAAAGAAGAAGTTTGAGTCCAGAATCTTTGACAGCCTTGGGGCATAATCAGATGAGTGTGTGGGATGGACCTGTGTACTCCAagtcagtggttcttaaactttacCCTGCATAAGCATCATCTGGAAGATTTGATAAGTCACAGATCTGCGCCCCACCTCACGGATTCTGATTCAGTGTTTGGGGTGGGGTCCATGAGTTCGcatctctaacaagttcccaggggatgctgatgcctGCCAGCCCAAGGACCATAATTTGAATAACACTGCTGTAAATCCCAGACGCATGGGAGGCAGGTGTGCTTCCAGGCAGCTGGGGGAGGCTGTGGGCTCAAGGCTGGAACTGGGAGGCGGGTGGAGAATCCCCTGCCCATAAGCTGCAGCCGAGGGAGGATCCTTGTTCTCAGACCAGGCAGGCAAGGTGGGAAGGGCTGTGGGCTCCAGCCAGAGGCCTGGGTAATCCCCATGTCCCTGTGGCCAGGGGAGCTGGGAGCTCCAAATTCACTCCAATAATCCAATTCTGAGACTAAGCCCTTGGCTCTGTGCCCCGAGAGCCAGGCCTGCAGCCCTGCCAGCTCCTATGCCCACTTAGCTCTGCCCAGAGACCCCAGATCTACGCTGTTTCAGGAATACAATGGCCTTGGCGGGCCAGAGGAGCAACCTGTAGAAAGAGGGCTTCTGTGGGCATCTCTGTCAGCTGACAGGATGAGCCCCTGGGGGCACCAGAGGGAGAGGGTGGAGATAGGGTGTCAGCCAGGATGCTTCTGTCCCCAGTATCACGGCCTCCTAAGATCATAGACACAGTGGCTGTGATAAAGCAGCTTGAGAACATAGCCAGGCCTCTGATCAGAAGAAGCCTCATGCTCAGGACAAGGggaggcccaggggctggcctctgcctcctcccacgCTGAGACTAGAACTCCTCCCCTTATATTTTGGGTTCCAAGTAAAGTCATTTGAAAAAAAGAGTTCTGCTACCTTCCAAGAACAGAGATACATTTTCCTAGATGAACCCTATCCCAGGCAGGAATTCTTACTGTGACCTGAGCTCGGTGTGTATTGTCTTAGAAGAGCTCTCATTATCTGAAAGGTCTCACACTGAGCCTAGACCTGCCTCCTTGTGTCACTCATTCATGCGTGCATTCACtgatatttactgaacactcactatgtgccaagGTCCCTGTCTCTAGTAGGGGAAGCAGTTAAGAAAACAGACAAGTGGGGCCGGCCAAGTggcagagtgattaagtttgcgcactctgcttcagcggcccagggtttcaccggttcagatcctgggcaaggacccagcactgcttatcaagccatgctgaggcagtgtcctacatgccacaactagaaggacctacaactaaaatatacacctatgtactgggaggctttggggagaagaagaagaggaaaaaaagatgggtaacagatgttagctcaggtgccaatctttaaaatagaaaacagacaaGTATAACGTAGTGGCATAAGTGCTGGTCCCTAGATTACTTATAAGGTTAGCCGATGTGCAGTGAGGGTAGTAAAAGGCACCGGATCCAACCTCGCGGGgtcggggtggggaggaagggacagATTTGCTAGGACCTGAAGGAGCAGCAGTGCTTAGTCACAGGAGGTGGGGGAAAGACTGtttgagggaacagcatgagcaaaggcccgGAGGTAAGGGAGAGCGAGGCTCCTATGGGAAATGAAGCAGGCACACCATCTGCCTAGTgtgctgggctggagggaggagcagagagagatgagACCCATCAGGGAGGCGAGGCGTGCTCCCACCGCTGACCTTGGAGTGTGGAGAGGCTCAGGCGGGACCTCCGAGGGGCTGCCTTCTTGTGTGAGCCAGGCCCACAGCAGCAGCAACCTTGGAGCCACTGAAAAGCTTGCCTTTGGGGACAGATAGGTCCACAGGGTGGAGCAAATCACAGGGCGGGGCAAATCACAGGGCAGCTGAGGGCCGCCAGGAAGTGTCCATATAGCAATGTGGTTAAGAGCAGGTCTCTGATCAATAGACATTCTGAGCCCCTGACAGAAGAACGCACCCCTCGGGGTCTTGCCAAAAGGATGGAACCTGAGTCCCATCATGCCTATAGATCCGGTGGGGGATTGGCAGGAAATTCAGAGGACGGAAGAACTGTTGGGTTATACCGTGAGTGTGCCCTCAGCAAAAGCCAGGCTGGGAAACTCCACAGGGGTTCTCCAACAGATAAATcgcaaggaaaagaaagggacGGAGGGAGAAGTTGTAGATTAAGAGACTTAAAAGGTatcaagttaagaaaaaaatgggcCTGACCAAATGACGGTGTCTTGGGATGTACACTCGGGCGAAAAAACCATAAAGAAACACAAGGGAATTATTCCTATAAAAAGTCCAAATAGCGGTTGTTTTTAGAGAGCGGGAGGGAGGGGCTACGTTGGGAGGGGACACAGAGAGGGACTTCTGGGGCGTCGGGCAAAGTTCTGCTTCTCCACCCCTGTGGTGGTTACAAGGGTGTTCGCCTTAAAAGAATTCACTAGGTTGTCCATTTGTTCTATATGTTTTCCTGTGTGtcttattttacaataaaaaggtTTCAAAAAAAGTGTGAGCTCAGGAGCCAGCCAgccggttcaaatcccagtcCTGCCAGTTATTAGCTGTGTCATCTTGCCTAAGCTCTAagactctctgggcctcagtttcctcatctgtaaaatgggggtgatgttACAGGGTGCTTGTGAAAATGAAGCAAGTCAGTGTACTCAAAGCCCTTGGAatagtgcccggcacacagtGAGCATTAAGAAAGTTTTTGCTACTACTATTATTGCGTTGTTATCCCCCATTTTCCTACGCCCCTCTCCCAGGTGTCCTCATGCCTCTAAGATCCTCTCTCGAGGAAAGGGAAGGGACAGTCAGCCTTGGCATTCTCTAATGGCTGTGGCAGAACCTCTCATTGACAGTGACAAGATAATCACAGCTTAGGGCTGGGATCTGGCTCTACGACCAGACAGTGACTGTCCGTACAGCACGATCCTACGAGGTGGCCCTGATGCTGTTGGCTCTGCCTGTGGCTCAGGTTGCAGGGTCAGAGCATCTCCTCACCCCTCTGGAGGTGCCGGCCACCTGCTCCCATTCTCTTGCAGATGCCTGTCTTCCAGAAGAGGACAAAGGGGCTGAATATCACAAACGAGGCATGGGCTTTGGCGGTCACATGAACCTGAGTTCTAATCCCAGCACTGCCACTTCAGGAAGTTAAGGGATGCACGTGTTAAGGGAGTCCCTCTTCCTCTTTGAGCCTTGTTAtctattattaacaataataattgcATCTCCCTAGTGGGGTGGTTGTGAGGAAATAATCCATGCATAATGCTTAGTAGAGGGCCTACCTCAAAGCCTTCACACATgctattccttctgcctagaatgcttttCCCTGCACTCTTTGAATAGTTGGATACTTCTCATTTCTTGGGGCTGCCTTAAATGTCTCCTTGACTTCCCTATTGAAAGAACGAAGGAAGGAAGCCACTGcgcattttatttatattcttcagAGCATGTATGAAATCTATGGCCTGACAtattatattacaatatatttttatctgCTTATCGTTTGACACCCCGTGCCCCTCACAGAACGTAAGCTCCATGTTGGTGGAGACCATTTCTACCTTGTTCACTGCAATATCTCCAGTGTCTAGTAGGtattcagcaattatttattgaataaatgaacaaaatccGTAAACTTATAAATAAGTATATTTGTTCAGCTCTCTACCGTCTGTCTTCCCTGAGTGGCTTGTGAGGGACACAAGTGCAGGGATCTTGTCTGACTTCTCCTCTGCTGTCTCCTGAGCTTGCACTGCTGGTGTGTACTGcacactcagtaaatacttgtcgGACGGATGCGAGCCTGGGGGTGCAGAAGGTGGCAGCCATCTGTGACCATTGCCTTCAGGTGCAAGAAGGGCGCCAGGCCCCACCCCTGGTGGCTTCCTGACCTCGGGTCTTTCTCCCCTCCAGTGTCGGGTCTTTTTGGATTACTTCCTTGTGCAGCAGGGGCCTCAAAGTCGCAGGCAGTGCCATGGAATGGGAAAACAAAGGATTGCGAGTTGGACAGACCTAGATTCTAGCCCTCGATCAATCTTTAACGATCTCTGGGACCTTGAGCCAGTTGGtgaagcttcagtttcctcatccgttcAAGGGGAGACAACAATGTTTCTGCTGGGAAGGCAGAGCTTCAGTGATCAGATCAGGTAACAGACATGAAAAGCCAACGTGGGTTGAATAGTCCCACACACGTGTGTCGTCACTAGTATTAGCAGCTACAAATGCTTGAAAGAGAACCAAATCCTAGGGTGAAACTGGAGTTCTGGGGAGAGACTGCTGGGAGTCTGTCAACATGTGCtctccccatcttcctcagtaaTAAAATTCTCGATTTCTATGTCTTTTTAGAAGCAAGACTACACttcccagcctgccttgcagCTAGCTGTGGCCTTGTGCCCACGTTCTGGCTAATGGGATAGAAGCAGGTGTGTGTAATTTCCAGGAAGTGTCCTTAAAAGGAGAGACCtggcttcctttgcctttcttcctccttcttgctAGCTGGAATGGGGCTGTGAAGCTTGGAGCTTGAGCAGCCATCATGGACCATGGAGAAGCAGGCAGTGCTGAGGATGATGGAACAACAAATAGGAGCTGGGTCCCTGACACCTTCCGGAAGCCACCTTAACAGCCCTGGAGTGCCTCACTCCAGAATCCTTtataagagagagaggaaaaacttCTGCGTCATTCAAGCCATTACTACTTTGAGTTTTTCTGGAACTTGGAACCAAACTTAAATATAACTGATATACTCTCCAAAAAGGCAGAGTTCACACAGGCTagatggggttttttttggttgcAGTTTTATAATCTTTCATCATCAGTAACAAACAGCTGCTTTAATGTGTCTTTGCCAGGCAGCTGTTAAAGGGTGGGTGGGAGGATAGCCTTAATACtaacaaagaaaactcaaattaaGCCTTTATGTACAAGCAAATTTAGAGTGCTTTTAAGTATCCAAAGCTACTAATTAGTTTATTGAGGTATTAAACTAATTCTGAATTAACAAATTTGAATAACTAGGAATAGATgagttctatttatttatttatttattttttgtgaggaagattggacctgagctaacacctgtcccaatcctcctctattttgtatgtgggatgccaccacagcgtggcttgatgagtagttgtaggcccatgcccaggatccgaacccatgaaccccaggctgctgaagcagatcatgtgaacttaaccactacgccacctggctggccccaggtgagttttatttttaatgaacttGTGTACAACATTTACTGGCTGTGTTGCTGGCATTCTATTAAGCCCTTTACAAATATGAACTAGTTAATTCTCATGGTAACTTTCTGAAATAGAAActactattatcttcattttacaggtaagtCTTGGAAACTTcatgagaaagaggagggaaataCTTCTTGGAATGCTCTCTTTTTAGTTCCTGTCTCTgttaattctttcattcaacaaatatataccaAGCACATCCTATATGCCAGATCCTCAGCTGGGTGTTATAGTGATATAAGGACAAAAAGACAGATGAGACAGCTGGTCTCACGGAGCTGACCGTCTtaagctgtgctgtccaatatggtagccactagccacatatgggtatttaaatttaaattaattaaaattagataaatttaGTTCCCCAGACATACCAGCCGCATTTCACGtgttcaacagccacatgtggcttttgTGGCTCCTGTGCTGGATGGTGCAGATATAGTACATTTCCATCGTGGTAGCAAGTTCTGTTCTAAAGAGACAGCGCACAAGTAAGCTGGTTATTTACAATCCAATGTGAAAGCACTGGCTATCGTATTTCTTCTTGTTGCCTCCCTAACTTGCCCAGCTCTAAGGAAGAGAATGGAAAGGGTAAAGCAGCCGCTGTATTTATGCAGTATTGTTGGGTCTGTATGAAGTTCTTTTCATTCATCATCTCACTCCATCTATACAACTACCCtatttgacagaggaggaaactgaggttcacagAGCTTACACCTATAGTTGATAATGAACACTGTCCCTGGTGTTCCTGACTCCGAAAATTACGTCCTTAAGACAAAGAAGAATCTAGGAAATAGCAAGAACAGGTAACACGCATGGAGTGCTTATGACAGCCGGGTAAGGCACTCTCCCAAAATTTGCTTTATATCATCCTCATCCCAACACTACGAGGCTGAAGGTTCTCATCACCTCATTTACAAGCGAGGAAACCGAGGTGCagaagggaagtgacttgcccaaggccactggTGCAAGGCGCCTGGTTTTTTCGTTCTCATCCTAGCCAACCCTAGGTCTGGCTGGCTTCTTGCCTGTGACTCATATCCTCTGGGGAAGTGAAGAAAAGCCACATCCACGCTCCCTCCCATGAAGTTGGAGATCTAGCCAGGTTTCTCTTGGTTCAAGTTGCCCAAGTTGCCCACCATGGGCTGGTTCCCTGCCTCTCTGGGTGGCTCTGGTCCCCCTGCTGTCTAACCACTAGATGTCCTGGGCTAGAAAACTTGGCTTTGGGACCAGACCACCCACCTCTGAGTCCACAGGCTGGCAGGGCGGGCTGAGCagaaggcagggctggcccccacccccTCTCTGTGTTTACCTTTTGAACTTTTATTGTGAGCTTATCTTTAAGGGGGAAAAATATTCCATAAGCTTAAAATAGGCAAGACTTAATTAATAGCATGCTTTGTTCTTCTGATCCTTATCTGTACAGGAAGACACACCCCTTTTCAATTTCGTGGGTCAAGGTGAAACAGCCTCTGGGGGCTCACAACAGCTGCTCCATTTTCCACTTTTGAACTCTGACTCTCTTGGCTTTTCCCTCCCCCAGGAGGAAGGGTTTTTCCCAACTCCTCAGCCTGAGAACT
Coding sequences:
- the CABP1 gene encoding calcium-binding protein 1 isoform X3, whose translation is MGNCVKSPLRNLSRKDRSLRPEEIEELREAFREFDKDKDGYINCRDLGNCMRTMGYMPTEMELIELSQQINMNLGGHVDFDDFVELMGPKLLAETADMIGVKELRDAFREFDTNGDGEISTSELREAMRKLLGHQVGHRDIEEIIRDVDLNGDGRVDFEEFVRMMSR